In the genome of Desulfitibacter sp. BRH_c19, one region contains:
- a CDS encoding phosphoglucosamine mutase yields MAKLFGTDGVRGIANKELTAELAYKLGRAGAHILSKETANKKPLIVIGQDTRISGHMLEGALVAGICSVGGDVIKAGIIPTPGVSYLIRQLNASAGAVISASHNPVEDNGIKFFSSTGYKLSDAIEEEIEKLALGEDKMPFPTGTNLGSVKALEDSCEKYISFAKNTIDTNLHGVKVVVDCANGAAYQAAPQALKELGAEVIAINNQPNGSNINQDCGSTHPKQLQSVVLKHCANIGIAHDGDADRMIAVDEKGNIVDGDQIMVACGLYLKQKGLLKDNSLVVTVMSNIGLHLALKKAGITVHQTKVGDRYVLEKMIDTGCNLGGEQSGHIIFLDHNTTGDGLVTALQLLQVMVDTGKPLSELAAQMDVFPQVLINAKIKSKDKVMSNPLFLKSIEEVEQKLKGEGRVLVRPSGTEPLVRVMVEGPDKDTISKMAQELAALATKLDEKL; encoded by the coding sequence ATGGCTAAATTATTTGGAACAGATGGAGTACGAGGAATAGCCAATAAAGAATTAACTGCAGAGCTAGCATATAAATTAGGTAGGGCAGGAGCTCATATTCTTTCAAAAGAAACAGCTAATAAAAAGCCCCTGATTGTAATAGGCCAGGATACTAGAATATCTGGACATATGCTTGAGGGTGCCCTAGTAGCAGGAATTTGCTCTGTAGGTGGAGATGTAATAAAAGCTGGCATTATCCCTACTCCTGGAGTATCCTACCTTATAAGGCAGCTAAATGCTAGTGCTGGAGCTGTGATATCCGCCTCCCATAATCCAGTAGAAGACAATGGTATAAAGTTCTTTTCATCCACAGGATATAAGCTTTCAGATGCTATAGAAGAAGAAATTGAAAAGCTTGCTTTAGGTGAGGATAAAATGCCCTTCCCAACCGGAACAAATCTTGGTTCAGTAAAGGCTTTAGAGGATTCATGTGAAAAATATATTAGCTTTGCAAAAAATACCATTGACACTAATTTGCATGGTGTTAAAGTAGTAGTAGACTGTGCTAATGGTGCAGCCTATCAGGCAGCACCTCAGGCCTTAAAGGAGCTTGGGGCCGAGGTGATTGCTATTAACAATCAACCCAATGGAAGTAATATTAATCAAGATTGCGGTTCAACTCATCCAAAACAATTACAGAGTGTAGTTTTAAAGCATTGTGCAAACATAGGAATAGCCCATGATGGTGATGCCGATAGGATGATTGCAGTTGATGAAAAAGGTAATATAGTTGACGGTGATCAGATTATGGTTGCCTGTGGTCTATACTTAAAGCAAAAGGGATTATTAAAAGATAATTCTTTAGTGGTAACTGTAATGAGTAATATCGGCTTACATCTAGCCTTAAAAAAGGCAGGTATCACAGTTCATCAAACTAAGGTAGGCGACCGTTATGTTCTTGAAAAGATGATAGATACAGGTTGCAACCTTGGTGGAGAACAGTCAGGACATATTATCTTTTTAGATCACAACACTACAGGTGATGGGCTCGTCACAGCACTTCAATTGCTTCAGGTTATGGTAGACACGGGCAAACCCTTATCAGAGCTAGCAGCTCAAATGGATGTATTTCCACAAGTCCTTATAAATGCCAAGATAAAAAGTAAGGATAAGGTTATGTCTAATCCATTATTCCTAAAGAGTATTGAAGAAGTTGAACAAAAACTTAAAGGTGAAGGGAGGGTTTTGGTAAGACCTTCAGGTACAGAACCTTTAGTTAGAGTGATGGTAGAAGGACCTGACAAAGATACCATAAGCAAAATGGCACAAGAACTAGCGGCTTTAGCCACAAAATTGGATGAAAAGCTTTAA
- a CDS encoding glutamine--fructose-6-phosphate aminotransferase: protein MCGIVGYIGKAKAVPILVEGLKKLEYRGYDSAGLAVLENSVLEVVKTKGKMKVLEEKINGSLNGCNIGIGHTRWATHGKPSDTNSHPHKDCSGKLAVVHNGIIENYQSLKEWLQEKGHRFVSETDTEVLPHIIEEFYSETKDLLSAIKMAAAKIEGSYAMVVLCKDYPGEIFAARKDSPLIVGLGEGENFFASDIPAILNHTRRIYILDDGEIARISHTEVEVFSANGSKADKVETYIDWDAEAAEKGGYSHFMLKEIHEQPEAVRKTLSGRIDACAGKVNLSEISLSQEYLKGIKNIAIVACGTASYAGLVGKNVIEKLTRIPVMWDIASEFRYRDPLVDEKTLMIVISQSGETADTLAALREGKQKGARVLAITNVNGSSISREADQVLYTLAGPEIAVASTKAYVTQLIAMYLLAYDIADKVGTLADVEIAQGVYTLTKLSEQIQEVLKCEDAIKEWAKEISNWDDVYFLGRGIDYNVAQEGQLKLKEISYIHAEALAAGEMKHGTIALIEDGTPVVALATQNALFDKMLSNIQEVQARGAKVTALTFEGNTEIEKSAERVIYIPKTLPIIAPVLTVVPLQLLAYYTAIARGSDVDMPRNLAKSVTVE from the coding sequence ATGTGTGGAATAGTTGGTTATATTGGTAAAGCGAAAGCAGTTCCTATTCTAGTGGAAGGTCTAAAAAAGCTAGAGTACAGGGGATATGACTCTGCTGGTTTGGCAGTTCTGGAGAATAGCGTGTTGGAGGTTGTAAAAACAAAGGGTAAAATGAAGGTTTTAGAAGAAAAGATAAATGGTAGTCTTAATGGATGCAATATTGGAATTGGCCATACACGTTGGGCTACCCACGGAAAACCTTCTGATACAAACTCCCATCCTCATAAGGACTGTAGTGGTAAACTAGCAGTAGTTCATAATGGTATCATAGAAAATTATCAATCACTAAAGGAATGGCTTCAGGAAAAAGGTCATAGGTTTGTTTCTGAGACTGATACTGAAGTTTTGCCTCACATCATTGAAGAGTTCTATAGTGAAACTAAGGATTTATTAAGTGCAATTAAGATGGCAGCTGCAAAAATTGAAGGCTCTTATGCAATGGTTGTACTATGTAAGGATTACCCGGGAGAGATTTTTGCAGCACGTAAAGATAGCCCTTTGATTGTAGGCTTAGGAGAAGGAGAGAACTTTTTTGCTTCTGATATTCCTGCAATATTAAACCATACAAGAAGGATATATATCTTAGATGATGGAGAAATTGCTAGGATTTCTCATACTGAAGTAGAGGTTTTTAGCGCTAATGGTAGTAAGGCAGATAAAGTTGAAACATATATAGATTGGGATGCCGAAGCAGCTGAAAAGGGTGGATATAGCCACTTCATGTTAAAGGAAATCCATGAGCAGCCAGAGGCAGTACGTAAGACATTATCAGGAAGAATAGATGCATGTGCAGGTAAAGTAAACCTAAGTGAGATCTCACTTTCACAGGAATATCTAAAAGGCATTAAGAATATTGCAATTGTGGCCTGTGGAACTGCATCCTATGCTGGTTTAGTAGGAAAAAATGTTATTGAAAAATTAACAAGGATACCTGTAATGTGGGATATTGCTAGTGAATTCCGCTACAGGGACCCCTTAGTAGATGAAAAGACATTAATGATAGTAATTAGCCAATCAGGTGAAACTGCAGATACACTAGCAGCCTTAAGAGAAGGAAAACAAAAAGGTGCTAGAGTTCTAGCAATTACAAATGTTAATGGAAGCTCCATTTCTAGAGAAGCCGATCAGGTTTTATATACATTGGCAGGACCTGAAATTGCAGTAGCATCTACAAAAGCCTATGTAACTCAATTAATAGCTATGTATTTATTAGCTTATGATATAGCTGATAAGGTAGGTACATTGGCCGACGTTGAAATAGCTCAAGGAGTTTATACTCTTACCAAGCTTTCTGAACAAATCCAGGAAGTACTCAAGTGTGAAGATGCTATTAAGGAGTGGGCAAAAGAAATTTCTAATTGGGATGATGTATACTTCCTAGGCAGAGGCATTGACTACAATGTAGCCCAAGAAGGTCAGTTAAAGCTTAAAGAAATTTCATATATTCATGCTGAAGCACTAGCTGCAGGTGAAATGAAACACGGCACCATAGCTTTAATTGAAGACGGAACTCCAGTAGTGGCTCTAGCAACCCAGAATGCTCTATTTGACAAAATGCTAAGCAACATCCAGGAAGTTCAGGCACGAGGTGCAAAGGTCACAGCTTTAACCTTTGAAGGAAATACTGAAATTGAAAAATCAGCAGAAAGGGTAATCTACATCCCAAAAACACTTCCCATCATAGCACCAGTACTAACAGTAGTACCACTTCAGCTACTGGCATATTACACAGCAATAGCCAGAGGCAGCGACGTCGATATGCCAAGAAATTTAGCAAAATCAGTGACAGTAGAATAA
- a CDS encoding phospholipase: protein MSWSKKRIIFCVVGLIIMLIIINSMYGYLKASPEGVSFEGELRRGQVEFLFDLTYQRDGDTVMEQVIFERILAMIDDSEDFIILDMFLFNDEYERTVKYPAVSGYLADSLIRKKQQDPTIEIIVITDRINTFYGSYSPEHLIHLEQEGIQLVYTDMTIMRDSNPSYSGLWRTMIQWFGTSENGWLPNPFSPDSPVVTIRSYLELMNFKANHRKVVITEKEALVTSENPHDASAYHSNIAFVVKGEVVNDLIETERAVADISGANTDLFEALSIKDAALEQLPDDSGYSVQVLTEGKIKQHLLKDIRETEATNKINIGAFYLSDRDVVKELIKASERKVEIKIILDANKDAFGREKNGIPNRPVAHELKKNTNNAIKIKWYNTNGEQYHTKLVMIEKNTETILLGGSANLTKRNIADFNLETNIKVIGSPDSEIMQQASNYFQRLWSNEDGIYTLDYNVYEDDSIFNQFLYRFQEWSGISTF from the coding sequence ATTTCTTGGTCAAAAAAGCGAATTATTTTTTGTGTAGTAGGTTTAATAATTATGCTGATTATTATAAATTCAATGTATGGATATTTAAAAGCCTCACCTGAAGGAGTATCGTTTGAAGGGGAGCTACGCAGGGGACAAGTTGAGTTTCTATTCGATTTAACATACCAAAGAGATGGCGATACTGTTATGGAACAAGTAATATTTGAACGTATACTTGCTATGATTGATGATTCCGAGGACTTCATTATTCTAGATATGTTCCTGTTCAATGACGAATATGAACGTACAGTTAAATATCCAGCTGTCTCAGGTTATTTAGCAGATTCTTTAATACGAAAAAAGCAGCAAGACCCTACTATTGAAATTATTGTGATAACTGATCGAATTAATACTTTCTATGGATCTTATTCTCCTGAGCATTTAATTCACTTAGAACAAGAAGGCATCCAATTAGTTTATACTGACATGACAATTATGCGGGATTCAAATCCAAGCTACTCAGGTTTATGGCGAACCATGATCCAATGGTTTGGTACATCCGAGAATGGCTGGCTCCCTAATCCATTTAGTCCCGATTCACCTGTTGTTACAATACGCTCCTATCTTGAACTAATGAATTTTAAAGCTAACCATCGAAAAGTGGTAATTACCGAAAAAGAAGCACTTGTTACTTCTGAAAATCCACATGATGCAAGTGCGTACCACTCAAATATTGCTTTTGTAGTAAAAGGAGAAGTGGTAAATGATTTAATTGAGACAGAAAGAGCAGTTGCTGATATATCTGGTGCTAATACTGATCTCTTTGAAGCATTATCCATAAAAGATGCTGCTTTGGAGCAACTACCAGATGACTCTGGTTATAGTGTTCAGGTATTAACAGAAGGAAAAATAAAGCAACATTTACTAAAAGATATAAGAGAAACTGAAGCAACAAATAAAATAAACATTGGTGCATTCTACCTTTCGGATCGTGATGTTGTCAAAGAACTAATCAAAGCCTCGGAACGCAAGGTGGAGATTAAAATAATCCTGGATGCAAATAAGGATGCTTTTGGAAGAGAAAAGAATGGTATTCCAAACAGGCCCGTTGCCCATGAATTAAAGAAGAATACAAACAATGCAATCAAGATTAAGTGGTATAACACAAATGGTGAACAGTATCATACAAAGTTAGTGATGATTGAAAAAAATACGGAGACAATTTTATTAGGTGGCTCTGCCAATCTAACCAAAAGAAATATTGCTGACTTTAATTTAGAAACTAATATTAAGGTGATTGGAAGCCCTGATTCTGAAATAATGCAGCAAGCTAGTAATTATTTTCAAAGACTTTGGTCAAATGAAGATGGAATATATACTCTTGATTATAATGTTTATGAAGACGACTCCATATTCAACCAGTTTTTATATAGATTTCAAGAGTGGAGTGGTATTTCTACCTTTTAA
- a CDS encoding 3-methyl-2-oxobutanoate hydroxymethyltransferase: MAKKKSVIDLINMKKNKEQVAWITAYDFPTASFAEQAGMDMLLVGDSLGMVVLGYKSTIPVTMEDCISHSQAVRRGAPNTWIIGDMPFMSYQTTDAEAVYNAGRFHKEADVDCIKLEGGVRIASRIRAITDAGMLVIGHIGLTPQSSGQLGGHKAQGRKIENARALIEDALAVQEAGAFAVLVEAVPPEVTAFLAEKLTIPVYSIGAGPCDGQLLISADMVGKFQAFTPKFVKKYANVAEVETNAYKEYIKDVKEGIFPTDDYVYHIIDPIEEFEKLFKEYK, translated from the coding sequence ATGGCTAAAAAGAAAAGTGTTATTGATTTAATCAACATGAAAAAGAACAAAGAACAGGTTGCATGGATTACTGCATATGATTTCCCAACCGCATCTTTTGCTGAACAAGCTGGTATGGATATGCTTTTAGTAGGTGATTCCCTTGGAATGGTTGTGCTAGGTTACAAGAGCACAATTCCCGTAACCATGGAAGATTGCATCTCTCATTCTCAAGCAGTAAGAAGAGGTGCACCTAATACTTGGATAATTGGTGACATGCCATTTATGTCTTATCAAACTACTGATGCAGAAGCAGTTTATAATGCAGGTCGTTTTCACAAGGAAGCAGATGTCGATTGTATTAAACTTGAGGGTGGAGTTAGAATAGCTAGTAGAATTAGAGCAATAACAGATGCTGGAATGCTTGTAATAGGCCATATTGGTCTAACACCACAAAGTTCAGGTCAACTAGGTGGTCATAAAGCACAGGGAAGAAAAATCGAAAATGCTAGAGCCTTAATTGAAGATGCCTTAGCTGTTCAAGAAGCAGGTGCATTCGCAGTACTAGTAGAAGCGGTTCCACCTGAAGTAACAGCTTTCTTAGCAGAAAAACTAACAATACCAGTATATTCAATAGGTGCAGGCCCATGCGATGGTCAACTTTTAATTAGTGCTGACATGGTTGGTAAATTCCAAGCTTTTACTCCTAAGTTTGTTAAAAAATATGCTAATGTTGCTGAAGTTGAAACAAATGCATATAAAGAATATATTAAAGATGTAAAAGAAGGTATATTCCCAACTGATGACTATGTATATCACATAATTGATCCAATTGAAGAATTTGAAAAACTCTTTAAAGAATATAAGTAA
- a CDS encoding nitroreductase has translation MTFLDLAKSRYSVRKYKDVPVEKEKLLQVLEAGRVAPSAVNLQPCHFIVLQDEVIRQKIFETYKKSWFQQAPVIIVVCGNHKTSWHRTDGKDHCDIDIAIAVDHMTLSAVDNGLGTCWVCAFDAAKCRQVLGLPDDIEPIVLLPLGYPDDQTDVNRHDTKRKKLEEIVSWDGYENK, from the coding sequence ATGACTTTTTTAGATCTAGCTAAAAGTAGATATTCAGTACGTAAGTACAAAGATGTTCCTGTTGAAAAAGAAAAACTACTTCAAGTACTTGAAGCTGGGAGAGTTGCCCCTTCTGCAGTTAATCTTCAGCCCTGTCATTTTATAGTGCTACAGGATGAGGTAATACGACAAAAGATCTTTGAAACATATAAGAAAAGTTGGTTTCAGCAAGCACCTGTAATTATTGTAGTATGTGGTAATCACAAAACTTCCTGGCATCGAACTGACGGGAAGGACCATTGTGACATTGATATTGCTATAGCTGTAGATCACATGACTCTATCAGCAGTAGATAATGGGCTAGGTACATGTTGGGTTTGTGCCTTTGATGCTGCAAAATGCAGACAGGTTTTAGGTTTGCCAGATGACATTGAGCCAATTGTACTTTTACCCCTTGGCTACCCTGATGACCAAACTGATGTTAATAGGCACGACACAAAGAGAAAAAAGCTTGAAGAGATAGTAAGTTGGGATGGATATGAAAATAAATAG
- a CDS encoding PadR family transcriptional regulator → MAREQLQNLTEPMYYILLTLTTPRHGYDIMQTVSDLTNSRVKVGAGTLYSLLSRFEKEKVILQVSDDGRRKTYTITDKGREILGSEYTRLQILVTHGRTFLEADGDE, encoded by the coding sequence ATGGCAAGAGAACAGTTGCAAAACCTTACCGAACCTATGTATTACATATTGCTGACCCTAACTACTCCGCGGCACGGTTATGACATTATGCAGACAGTAAGTGATTTAACAAATAGTCGAGTTAAGGTAGGCGCTGGTACGCTCTATTCATTGTTGTCACGATTTGAAAAGGAAAAGGTAATACTTCAGGTGTCAGATGATGGAAGACGTAAAACATACACCATTACTGATAAAGGCAGAGAAATTTTGGGAAGTGAATACACAAGATTGCAAATACTTGTAACGCATGGCAGAACATTTTTGGAGGCAGATGGCGATGAATAA
- a CDS encoding formate dehydrogenase has translation MTNSINEILQADVILVIGSNTTETHPVIGYRVKQAAKKGAKVIVIDPRQIDLVKYSYKHLPMRPATNIALLNGLSNVIISEKLYDEDFVKHRTEGWQDWVNSVKEYTPEKVEKITGIPAKDIIETARLYAKADKGSIIYAMGITQHTSGTSNVLAVANLAMATGNVGKEGTGVNPLRGQNNVQGACDMGCLPDLLPGYQSVENIAHRKKFASYWNCEIPAETGLTLTEIMEETLKKNIKGLYIMGENPILSDPDSNHIQEALQSLEFLVVQDIFLTETAKLADVVLPATSFAEKDGTFVNTERRIQRVRKAVPAPGQALADWEILQKVANEMGQDWNYSHPEEIMEEITQLTPSYAGIDYSRIDKVGIQWPCPDKEHPGTKFLHCDKFACGLGKFRAVEFLPSDEEPDAKYPFLLMTGRGLYQFHTGTMSRRIKSLDWIHPEELMQINPEDAHRLSLDDGDLVEVKSRRGKLTTRIKITRGIPKDSVFMTFHFKESPANVLTNAAHDPICKIPELKAAAVSIMKIEDHRREEENVEKGAGILTS, from the coding sequence ATGACAAACTCTATTAATGAGATTCTTCAAGCCGATGTGATTTTGGTGATTGGTTCTAACACAACAGAAACCCACCCAGTAATTGGCTACAGGGTCAAACAAGCAGCAAAAAAAGGTGCAAAGGTGATAGTTATTGATCCAAGGCAAATTGATCTAGTAAAGTATTCCTATAAACATTTGCCCATGCGTCCAGCAACAAATATAGCCCTCTTAAATGGGCTTAGCAATGTAATAATATCTGAAAAACTGTACGACGAGGACTTTGTCAAGCATAGAACCGAAGGCTGGCAAGACTGGGTAAACTCTGTTAAAGAATATACTCCTGAAAAGGTAGAAAAAATTACAGGTATACCAGCTAAAGATATTATTGAAACTGCAAGACTGTATGCAAAAGCAGATAAGGGCAGCATAATCTATGCCATGGGTATTACCCAACACACTTCAGGAACAAGCAATGTTTTAGCTGTAGCAAACCTTGCAATGGCAACAGGCAATGTGGGCAAAGAAGGTACAGGTGTAAACCCACTAAGAGGGCAAAATAATGTCCAAGGAGCATGTGACATGGGATGCCTACCAGATTTGCTACCAGGCTACCAGTCGGTAGAAAATATAGCTCATAGGAAAAAATTTGCTTCCTATTGGAATTGTGAAATACCTGCAGAGACTGGTCTTACACTTACAGAAATAATGGAAGAAACTCTTAAAAAGAACATAAAAGGACTTTACATAATGGGTGAAAATCCAATACTATCTGACCCTGATAGCAATCATATACAAGAAGCTCTACAATCACTAGAATTTTTAGTAGTACAGGACATTTTTCTTACAGAAACTGCAAAATTAGCTGATGTTGTACTACCAGCAACCAGCTTTGCTGAAAAGGACGGGACCTTTGTAAATACTGAAAGAAGGATACAACGAGTGCGAAAAGCAGTACCTGCTCCTGGCCAAGCACTTGCCGATTGGGAGATACTGCAAAAAGTAGCTAATGAAATGGGACAAGATTGGAATTATTCACATCCAGAAGAAATTATGGAAGAAATTACTCAACTAACACCAAGCTATGCTGGGATAGATTACTCAAGGATCGATAAAGTAGGTATCCAATGGCCATGTCCAGATAAGGAGCATCCTGGAACCAAGTTTTTACATTGCGATAAATTCGCATGTGGCTTGGGCAAATTTAGGGCTGTCGAATTTTTACCCTCAGACGAAGAGCCAGATGCAAAGTATCCATTTCTGCTAATGACAGGAAGAGGGCTCTATCAGTTCCATACTGGGACCATGAGTAGAAGGATCAAGTCCCTTGACTGGATTCATCCTGAGGAATTAATGCAAATAAATCCTGAGGATGCCCATCGACTTTCCTTAGATGATGGTGATTTAGTAGAAGTCAAATCTAGACGTGGCAAGCTAACTACAAGAATTAAAATTACTAGGGGCATTCCCAAAGATTCTGTGTTTATGACATTCCACTTTAAGGAATCCCCAGCAAATGTTTTGACTAATGCTGCACATGACCCTATCTGTAAGATACCTGAATTAAAGGCTGCAGCAGTTAGTATTATGAAAATAGAAGATCATCGTAGAGAAGAGGAAAATGTTGAAAAAGGAGCAGGAATATTAACCTCTTAG
- a CDS encoding NADH dehydrogenase translates to MSEVQLTIDGKEVTVPPGSTIMEAANKLGIEIPKLCYHKGLSSPGACRMCVVEVENSRNLQASCVAPVADGMIIKTESERVVTARKHILQLYMANHDMRCWTCEANGDCAFQTYIYYYGIDTTPFRGKHKDYPIYEDNPFFIRDYNKCILCGKCVRICAEINGVQAIQFTDRGFTTKVTSAYDDAMADTTCTFCGMCVQVCPVGALVFKNAKRAGRPWEVHLVKTTCSYCGVGCQLNLKVKDDKIVGVLAEDVEPNRGHLCVKGQFGWEFVHSPDRLTQPLIRKDGELKPASWGEVLKLITTKLLEIKEKHGGKSLAGLSSAKCTCEENFLFQKLMRSVLFTNHVDHCARL, encoded by the coding sequence ATGAGTGAAGTTCAGTTAACAATTGATGGAAAAGAAGTTACTGTTCCTCCGGGCTCAACCATTATGGAAGCGGCTAATAAACTGGGTATAGAAATACCCAAACTCTGCTATCATAAGGGCCTTTCAAGTCCAGGAGCTTGCCGAATGTGTGTAGTAGAAGTAGAAAATTCAAGGAATCTACAAGCCTCATGCGTTGCTCCAGTAGCAGATGGGATGATTATAAAGACAGAATCCGAAAGAGTGGTCACAGCCAGGAAACATATCCTGCAGCTTTATATGGCAAACCATGATATGCGCTGCTGGACATGTGAAGCCAACGGAGATTGTGCATTTCAAACATATATATACTACTACGGCATAGATACAACTCCATTTAGAGGAAAGCACAAGGACTATCCAATCTATGAAGACAATCCTTTCTTCATCAGGGATTACAATAAATGTATCCTCTGCGGAAAATGTGTAAGAATCTGTGCTGAAATCAACGGTGTCCAGGCAATTCAGTTTACTGATAGGGGCTTTACAACAAAGGTAACTTCCGCCTATGATGATGCCATGGCAGATACCACCTGCACCTTTTGCGGGATGTGTGTTCAGGTTTGTCCTGTAGGTGCACTTGTATTTAAAAACGCTAAACGTGCTGGAAGACCATGGGAAGTTCATCTTGTCAAAACAACCTGCTCTTATTGTGGCGTTGGCTGCCAATTAAATCTCAAGGTTAAAGATGATAAAATTGTGGGTGTCCTTGCTGAGGATGTGGAGCCTAATAGGGGACATCTATGTGTAAAGGGTCAATTTGGCTGGGAATTTGTTCATTCTCCAGACCGGCTCACTCAACCATTGATCCGCAAAGATGGTGAATTAAAACCAGCTTCCTGGGGTGAAGTTCTAAAACTAATTACCACTAAATTGCTGGAGATAAAAGAAAAGCACGGTGGCAAATCTCTCGCTGGTTTAAGCTCGGCCAAGTGTACCTGTGAGGAAAACTTCCTCTTTCAAAAACTAATGAGATCAGTACTTTTTACAAACCATGTTGACCATTGTGCCCGATTATGA
- a CDS encoding NADH dehydrogenase gives MVEKILICGGTGCISAGSRALKEEIEKVVAEKELPYQIIFTGCRGLCEKGPLVTIEPEGWFYCNVKPRHVIRLIETLEEGKPYERLLYKNPNTKERSLTNKDIDFYRKQKRVVLKHCGYIDPEEIKDYLAIGGYQSLKIVLDMETTTVIEEVKKSGLRGRGGGGFPTGLKWEFTAKSPGKDKYIICNADEGDPGAFMDSGVLEGNPHRVVEGMLIAGYAVGASNGIIYVRAEYPLAVRRFKIAIKQAAVNGFLGNHILDTDFSFDITIKEGAGAFVCGEETALIESVEGNRGMPRPRPPFPATQGLWDKPTNINNVETLANVPLIFEMGSEEYAKIGTASSKGTKVFALTGKVKNTGLVEVPMGITMKEIIFDIGGGIRRDKAFKAVQIGGPSGGCLPSSQLDLPIDYGSLLEVGAMMGSGGLVVMDEDTCMVEVSRFFLDFSQTESCGKCTPCREGCTRMLEILERIVEGHGKKGDIELLESMAKSIKDSSLCGLGQSAPNPVLSTLRYFRGEYVAHIEHKTCPAGACANLTGDAILNGKR, from the coding sequence GTGGTAGAAAAGATACTAATTTGTGGCGGTACCGGATGTATTTCTGCCGGTTCCAGAGCACTTAAAGAGGAAATAGAAAAAGTAGTAGCAGAAAAAGAGCTGCCCTACCAGATTATTTTTACGGGATGTCGAGGTTTATGTGAAAAAGGTCCACTTGTCACAATTGAGCCAGAGGGCTGGTTTTACTGTAATGTTAAACCCAGACATGTAATTAGATTGATAGAAACACTAGAAGAAGGCAAACCATATGAACGCCTTCTTTACAAAAACCCAAATACAAAAGAACGTTCACTTACAAATAAAGATATAGACTTTTATAGAAAACAGAAAAGAGTTGTCTTAAAGCATTGTGGTTATATTGATCCAGAAGAAATTAAAGATTATTTAGCCATTGGCGGTTATCAATCACTAAAGATAGTCCTTGATATGGAAACAACTACAGTAATCGAAGAAGTAAAAAAATCTGGGCTGCGTGGTCGAGGTGGAGGCGGCTTCCCTACTGGTTTAAAGTGGGAATTTACTGCCAAGTCACCGGGTAAAGACAAGTACATAATCTGTAATGCTGATGAGGGTGACCCTGGAGCATTTATGGATAGCGGTGTTTTAGAAGGCAATCCACATCGAGTAGTTGAGGGGATGTTAATAGCAGGCTATGCGGTAGGAGCTAGTAATGGGATAATCTATGTCAGGGCAGAATATCCTTTGGCTGTACGCCGTTTCAAAATAGCAATTAAACAGGCTGCAGTAAATGGATTTTTGGGTAATCATATTTTAGATACTGACTTTAGTTTTGATATTACTATAAAGGAGGGTGCTGGTGCCTTTGTCTGTGGCGAGGAGACTGCTTTAATAGAATCAGTTGAAGGAAACAGAGGAATGCCACGCCCACGTCCACCTTTTCCAGCAACGCAAGGGCTTTGGGATAAGCCTACTAATATTAATAATGTGGAAACCCTAGCTAATGTTCCACTTATATTTGAAATGGGTTCAGAAGAATATGCCAAAATTGGTACTGCTTCTAGTAAAGGCACTAAAGTTTTTGCTTTAACCGGCAAGGTAAAGAATACTGGATTAGTTGAAGTTCCCATGGGTATAACAATGAAAGAAATTATTTTTGATATTGGCGGGGGAATACGAAGGGATAAGGCTTTTAAAGCTGTGCAAATTGGAGGTCCATCAGGGGGTTGTCTTCCTAGTAGCCAGTTAGACCTTCCCATTGATTACGGTTCCTTATTAGAAGTTGGAGCAATGATGGGGTCAGGTGGCCTTGTAGTGATGGATGAAGACACCTGCATGGTAGAGGTTTCAAGGTTTTTCCTTGACTTTTCCCAAACAGAATCCTGTGGAAAATGTACGCCATGCAGAGAAGGCTGTACGAGAATGCTAGAAATCTTGGAAAGAATTGTAGAAGGCCACGGCAAAAAAGGAGATATTGAACTCCTAGAGAGTATGGCTAAATCAATCAAGGACTCTTCTCTTTGCGGCCTAGGTCAATCTGCCCCAAACCCTGTACTTAGTACTTTAAGATACTTTAGAGGTGAATATGTTGCCCATATTGAACACAAAACCTGCCCTGCAGGAGCTTGTGCAAATCTAACAGGTGATGCAATATTGAATGGAAAGAGGTGA